In Ammospiza caudacuta isolate bAmmCau1 chromosome 33, bAmmCau1.pri, whole genome shotgun sequence, the genomic stretch ttttGCAGTTCCTGTCGGTGTGCGCGCCGCTGACGCAGGAGCACCCCGAGGTGCTGCCCTTCCTGAGCTCGCGCCACCTGCGCGCCCACCCCGACTTCCGGGGCTCGGCCGAGTTCCGGAACATTCTGGGGCGGCTGCTGCGGCGCGTGCGGGGCCGGCGCCGCAAGGTCTACGTCTACATCAACGAGCTGTGCACCGTGCTCAAGGCGCGCGCGCTGCGCCGGCGCCTGCCCCTGcgcgccccgcccggccccagCCCGTGCCGCAGTGCCGACGGAACCCTCCGGAATGCCGACGGAACCCTCCGGAATGCCGACGGAGCGCCCCGGAGTCCCGACGGAGCCTTCCAGGGTCCCGACGGAGCCTTCCAGGGTCCTGATGGAACCTTCCAGAATCCTGACGGAACCTTCCAGAGtcctcccagtgcctcccagtgccCGCCCGGTTCGTCCCAGCGTCCCGACGGAGCCGAGCCGTCCCGGTGTGCTGCCGCCAGTCCGTCCCAGTGTCCCCGGGGCGATGCCGGCGCTCCATCCCGGCATGCCGACGGTCCGTCCCGGTGCTCCGACGCCTCCTCCCGGCATCCCGGCACCCCGCCCGCCGCCGGTGCCGGCGCCTCGCCCCAGCGTCCCGGCAACTCGGCCCAGTGCCCCGGggctccatcccagtgccccggggctccatcccagtgccccggCACCCCATCCATCGATCCCAGTGCTCCATCCATCGATCCCAGCGCTGCATCCACCAATCCCAGCGCTCCATCCCAGTATCCCGGTGCtccatcccagtatcccagtGCTGCATCCACCAATCCCAGCGCTCCATCCCTGTATCCCGATGCtccatcccagtatcccagCGCTCCATCCAGCAATCCCAGCGCTCCATCCAGCAATCCCAGCGCTCCATCCAGCAATCCCAGCGccccatcccagtatcccagcgccccatcccagtatcccagcgccccatcccagtatcccagtGCCCCATCCCAGTATCTCAGcgccccatcccagtgtcccagcgccccatcccagtatcccagcgccccatcccagtatcccggcgccccatcccagtgtcccggtgccccatcccagccccctGACGGCGCGGGCCGGCGCGCGGGCGGCTCGCGGCGGCAGATCcggcacctggagcacctgcTGCGCGTCTACGCCAGCGAGATCCGGCGGCTGCAGGAGCGCGAGCTGGACCTGGCCGAGCTGGACAGCGCCGACTCGCCGTACCTGCAGGAGAACCGCCTCAAGCGCCGCATGATGCGCATCTTCCGCCGCCTGTGCCAGCTCAAGGACTGCAGCAGCCTGACGGGGCGCGTGCTGGAGCAGCGCATCCGCTTCCGCGGCACGCGGTACCCCGAGGTGAACCGCAGCATCGAGCGCTTCATCAACCGGCCCGACGCCTTCCCCGACTACTCGGACATCCTGCGCGAGATCCGCGGCGCCAGCGCGCGGCACCGCCTGGGGCTGGGCCGGCGGCAGATGGAGAACATGGCCCAGGAGGCGTTCCGCGAGGTGGGCAACCGCCTGCAGGAGCGGCGCCACCTCGACCTCGTCTACAACTTCGGCAGCCACCTCACCGACGAGTACCGGCCGGGTAATGGGCAAAAATTGGGGTGAAACGGggtaaaaatgggtaaaaatggggTACAACCTCGGGAGCCACCTCACCGACGAGTACCGGCCGGGTAATGGGCAAAAATTGGGGTGAAACGGGGTAAAAATGGGGTACAACCTCGGGAGCCACCTCACCGACGAGTACCGGCCGGGTGAGAGGGGAGGAACGGggtaaaaatagcaaaaaatgggaaaaaatggggtgCAACTTTGGGAGCCACCTCACCGACGAGTACCGGCCGGGTAATGGGCAAAAATTGGGGTgaaatggggtaaaaatgggtaaaaatggggTGCAACTTCGGGAGCCATCTCACTGACGAGTACAGGCCGGGTAAATCGGGGTGAAAACggggagaaatgggggagaATGGGGTACAACCTCGGCAGCCACCTCACCGACGAGTACAGGCTGGGTAATGGGCAAAAATTGGGGTgaaatggggtaaaaatggggtACAACCTCGGGAGCCACCTCACCGACGAGTACAGGCCGGGCaaattggggtgaaaatggggagaaatggggtaaaaccaggaaaaaatgtGGTACAACCTCGGGAGCCATGTCACTGACGAGTACAGGCCGGGTAATGGGCAAAAATTGGGGTGAAACGAggtaaaaatgggtaaaaatggggTACAACCTCGGCAGCCACCTCACCGACGAGTACCGGCCGGGtgagaggggaaaaacaaaGTGAAAGTGGGGAAAGATGGGGTAAAATGGGGAACAAGTTCAGGAGTCATCTCACCAACGAGCACAGGCCAGGTAAATTTGGGTTAAAATGGCGTGAAAATGGGGTGAAATGGTGTAAAATGGGGTGCAACTTCGGGAGCCACCTCACCGATGAGTACAGGCCAGGTAATGGGCAAAAATTGGGGTgaaatggggtaaaaatgggtaaaaatggggTACAACTTCGGGAGCCACCTCACCGATGAGTATAGACCAGGTAAATGGGGAtaaacacagggaaaatgggTAAAATGGGGTACAACTCCAGCAGCCATCTCACTGACGAGTTCAGGCCAGGTAATGGGCAAAAACGGGgtaaaaagagcaaaaaatgggaaaaaattgagtACAACTTTGGCAGCCACCTCAGCAATGAGTGCAGGCCAGGTGAGAGGGGAGAAATGGCGTAAAATGGGGTAAAAACAGGGTaaaaccagggaaaaatggggtacAACTTTGGGAGCCACCTCACAGACGAGTATAGGCCGGGTAAATTGgggtggaaatggggaaaaatggggtaaaaccaggaaaaaatggggtaCAACTTTGGGAGCCACCTCACCGACGAGTACCGGCCCGGTATAGCGTGGGGAATGGGCAAAAattggggttaaaatgggaaaaaaatggagtaAAATGGGGTACAACTTTGGCAGCCACCTCACCGATCAGTATAGACCAGGTAGTGGAAAAAAATTGGTGTGAAAATGGggtaaaaccacaaaaaaatggGGTACGACTTCGGGAGTCACCTCACCGATGAGCATGGACCAGGTGAGAGGGGAGAAATGGGgtgaaatgggggaaaaatgggaaaaaacttGCTGCAACTTCGGGAGCCACCTCACCGATCAGGAATGGAgtaaaaatgggataaaatggggtaaaaatggggattg encodes the following:
- the DAXX gene encoding death domain-associated protein 6, with protein sequence MATSPQPIIVLDDEDEEERGPAPSPPGPSPSPSPAPSPAPPPVPAMATPPPNGAGGGRGGAFWEENERLFREFLSVCAPLTQEHPEVLPFLSSRHLRAHPDFRGSAEFRNILGRLLRRVRGRRRKVYVYINELCTVLKARALRRRLPLRAPPGPSPCRSADGTLRNADGTLRNADGAPRSPDGAFQGPDGAFQGPDGTFQNPDGTFQSPPSASQCPPGSSQRPDGAEPSRCAAASPSQCPRGDAGAPSRHADGPSRCSDASSRHPGTPPAAGAGASPQRPGNSAQCPGAPSQCPGAPSQCPGTPSIDPSAPSIDPSAASTNPSAPSQYPGAPSQYPSAASTNPSAPSLYPDAPSQYPSAPSSNPSAPSSNPSAPSSNPSAPSQYPSAPSQYPSAPSQYPSAPSQYLSAPSQCPSAPSQYPSAPSQYPGAPSQCPGAPSQPPDGAGRRAGGSRRQIRHLEHLLRVYASEIRRLQERELDLAELDSADSPYLQENRLKRRMMRIFRRLCQLKDCSSLTGRVLEQRIRFRGTRYPEVNRSIERFINRPDAFPDYSDILREIRGASARHRLGLGRRQMENMAQEAFREVGNRLQERRHLDLVYNFGSHLTDEYRPGADPALSDPELAQRLRRNRRLALARLDDVIARFRSAPGAAPRERRRSRGAETGRGETG